A segment of the Thermus hydrothermalis genome:
AGGAGGATGCCGATGGCCGCCCCTTTGGCGAACTGGTTGCCCCGGAAGGCCAAGAGGTACATGTAGATGGCGGGCACGTCCGTGGGGGCGTAGTCCAGGCCGGCCATGGCGAAGATGAGGTCAAAGATCTTCAAGGCGATGTGGCCCAGGACGATCATGGCGGAAAGGGTGATGGGGGCAAGCAGGGGGAGGATCACGTACCGGTAGGTCTGCCAGGGGCTAGCCCCGTCCACCTTGGCGGCCTCGAGGATCTCCACCGGGATGCCCCGAAGCCCCGCCAGGTAAAGGGCCATGGTGTACCCCGACATCTGCCACACCGCCGCCAAAATCACCCCCACCAAGGCCAGGCTAAAGCCGTGGGGTTCGGGGTAGGGGAGGAGGTGCACCCCCCGTCCCAAGGTGAAGGCCCAAAGGAGGAGCACCCCGCCCGAAAGGAGGGCAAAAAAGCGCCGCTTCCTCTCCCCTTCCCGGTGGGCCCGGTAGGCCACGTAGAGGAGCATGAGCCCCACCGCAAGGGCGGTGTAGAAGGGGAGTTGGTTCCAGTCAAAGACCAGGACCTGCTCCCGGGTGGTGAGCCAGGGGAAGGACAAAGGGGGTAGGCCAAAGAGGGTGGGCAGGACGTTCACCCCGCCTTGGGGTTGGAGGAGCCAGCGCCAGATGGTCCCCGTGACCACGAAGGAGAGGGCCATGGGGAAAAGAAAGACCGTGCGGAAAAAGCCTTCCCCCTTGGGGCTTTGGTCCAGCGCCACCGCCAGGAGAAACCCGAGGCCCAGGCTGCCCGCCATGAAGAAGAGGGTGAAGAAGATGAGGTTCACCACGCTTTGGCGGAAGCGCACGTCCACAAAGCCGGTGAAGAGCTCCTGGTAGTTGGCGAGGCCCACGAAGTGAAGCTCGGGCCTTTGGGCCAAGGCCTGGGCGGGGTTCTTGCCCCAATCGCTCAGGGAGACGTAGAGGTTTTGCCCGATGAAGCCGTAGACGAAGATGCCCACCGCCACCAAGGAGGGAAGGAGGACCAGGAAAGCCGTGATGCGGTCGCGCATGTTTCCTCGGGGAAAACCCCGTGGGGGACCAAGCCCCCACGGGGAGAAGGGCCCTTAGCGGCCCAGGCCCACCTGGTCGGCGATGGCCTGGGCGGCGTTGGCCGCCGCCTGCGGGCTCTTGGTCTGGAGGAAGATCTCCATCACCGTGCCGAACTGGCTCATGAAGCTCTCGGGCGCCACGGCCCCGTGGACCAAGGAGCCCACGATGCGGTTGGACTTCCAGTCCCGCATGGCCGCCTGGCCGTAGGCGTTGTACTTGGCGGGGTCGGAGTCCAGGCGGGCGGCGATGGAGCCCTTGAGGGGGTTGAAGGTGTCCTGCCCCTCCTTGGAGCCCACGAGCCTAAGCCAGTTGAGGGCGTTTTGGCGGTTCTTGGCCCCCTTGGGCAGGCCGAAGGAGTCGGAGAGCATCATGAAGACCCCCTGGGTGCCAGGGGAGGGCGCCCAGGCGAAGTCGGTGCCGGGGCGGAGCTTCAGGGTGGTGGCCATGTAGCCCGCCGCCCAGTCGCCCATGATGTTGAAGGCGGCCTGGCCCTGGACCACCCGGTCCACCGCCTGTTGCCAGGAGAGGCCAGCGGCGTCCTTGTTGGCGCAGTCCAGCACCTTGCCGAAGGTTTCCCAGACCGCCACCGCCTTGGGGTCGGTGAACTTCAGCTTGCCGTTCCAGAGGCTATTCCAGCCGTCCGCCCCCAGCATGGCCAGGGCCACGCTTTCCCACAGGTGCTGCTGCGTCCAGTTCTCGCCCAGGGCCAAGGGGGCTTGGAGGCCTTTGCGCTTAAGGGTTTCGCAGGTGGCGAGGAACTCGGCCCAGGTCCTGGGCGGGTTCACCCCCCACTCCCTTAGCTTCGCCGGGATGTACCACATGACGTTGGAGCGGTGGATGTTCACCGGCACGCTCCAGATGCCCCCCTTGTAGGAGATGAGGTCAATGAGCCCCTTGGGGAAGGCCTGGAGCCAGCCCTCCTGGCGGAAGAGGGAGGTGAGGTCCTCCATGCGGTTCGCCACCACCCAGGTGCCGATGAGCTCCATGCCGGCGTGGACCTGGAAGGTGTCCGGAGGGTCGCCCCCCAGCATCCGGGTCTTCAGAACCGCCTTGGCGTTGACCCCGGCCCCCCCGGTGACCGTGGCGTTGATGACCTCCACGCCCGGGTACTTCTGCTTGTAGAGCCGGATGAGGGCCTCGAGGGCCGGCCCCTCGTCCCCCGCCCACCAAGAGAAGATCTCCAGCTTGCCCGTCTGGGCCAGGGCGCTAAGCCCCAAAGCCATGCCGAGTACCCAAAGCCACTTCCTCATACCTACCTCCATTGCGACGTGGGCTTTCCGCCCACAGGCCGCCCAACTCAAAGAAGCGCGCCAAGAAGAGGCTCGCCCCGCCCACCGCTGCCGCCAGGTGCCCGTAGGAGGAGGGTTGGACGGAAAGGGCGCGGTGGGTTTCCAAGAAGGCGTGTTCCGCCAGCGCGCGGCGCATGGGGGCTTCCAGGAAGGGGAATAGCTCCGCTGCCTTCCCCCCCACCACCACCCGGGAGGGGTCGTAGGCCACGGCCAGGTTGGCGAGGAAGCGCCCCAAAGCCTCTCCCAGGTGGGCTAGGGAACGGAGGGCTAGGGTTTCGCCCCTCTTGGCCTCCGCCAAGAGGGCCTCGAGATCCTCCGCCTCCCCACCCAAGGCCTGGTAATGCCTCAAGAGGGCCCCAAGGCCGAGCTCGGTTTCCAGGCACCCCTTGCGCCCGCAGGCGCAGGGGGCCTCCCCAGGGCCAAGCCAGTGGCCCACCTCCCCCGCAGCCCCGTTGGCCCCTCGGAGGAGGCGGCCTTCCGAAACCACCCCTACCCCGAGGCCGGTGCTAAGGACGAGGTAGGCCAGGTTGGCTTCCCCGTGGAAGAAGACCTCGGAGAGGGCAGAAGCCTTGGCGTCGTTCTCCGCTAGGGCGGGAAGGGGAAAGGAGGCCAGGTAAGGGGTTAGGTCCAGGTCCCGCCAGCCTAGGTTTGGGGCGTAGAGGAGCCTGTTCCCCACCACCACCCCGGGCAGGGTGAAGCCGAGGCCCAAGGCCCCTTCGGCTCGGGGGAAGACCTCTTCCCGAAGCCGGCGGAAGCGTTCCTCGGGCCCCGCCTCCTTGGGCTGGGCCCACTCCTTCGCCCAAAGCACCTCGCCCCGCCAGTCCAAAGCGAGGAGGACCGTGCCCTCCACCCCGATTTCGGCGCCCAGGGCGAAACGCGCCCCCGGGCGGAGGTGCAGGAGGGTGCCCGGGCGGCCCAAGGGGGGGGAGGTGAACGCCCCTTCTTGCAAAAGCCCTTCCTTGAGGAGCTCGTCCACGAGCCGGCTCACGGCGCTTTTGGCCAAACCCGTGAGCCGGGAAAGGTCAGCCCGGGTGAGGGGGCCCCGCCGCAGGTGGCCCAGGATGGCGCGGCGGTTGAGCCTGCGGATTTCCTGCGTGTCCCCTTTGCGCACCCTCACCCCCTTTAGTTCGTTCTCAGGACTAAGTAAACCACCCTCCCCGTTCTTCGTCAAGCCCTTGTCAGCAGGGGCAAAGCGCCATAGCCTAAGGGCATGGCCCGCTAGGGCCTCAAAGCCAGGTCCGTTGCCCTGGTGCCTGGGCGCGTAGTCCAGGCTTAAAGTGGGGAAGTCCGGTGCAAGTCCGGCGCTGTCCCGCAACGGTAACCGGCCAAGCTACGGGGCTTTCTTCGCAGGCCGGAAGCCCGAATACCTGCCAGGGCCGTCCGCCTTTCCCCATGGCGGGCACCTCACGCGGATGGGGGGTTGGGGGCTTCCTGAGCTTTTCCCGCCCCTGCCGCTTTCGGCAGGGGCGTTGCCCTACCTCCCCCGGGCCCGGTGCGCCTGGCCCTAGCGGTCTAAAGGGAGGTGGGTATGAGGAAGCTTGTGGCGTTCTTCTCGGTCCTATTGGCCTTGGCCTTCGCCTTTCCCGTCACCCTCACGGACGACCTGGGCCGCCAGGTCACGCTCAAAGCCCCACCCAAGCGCATCGTTTCCATGTTGCCCTCGGTGACGGAAACGGTGTGCGCCCTCGGGGCTTGCGACCGCCTGGTGGCCACGGACGACTACTCCGACTGGCCGGAGAGCGTGAAGCGCCTGCCCAAGGCTGGGGGGCTTTACAACCCAAACCCCGAGCTCATCGTTTCCCTTAAGCCGGACCTGGTCCTGGTTTCCCGCTACGGGAGGCTTTACGAAACCTTAGAGCGGGCGGGGCTTACCGTGTTCGTGGTGCGGACGGAAACCTACGAGGACATCTTCAAGACCGTGCGCACCCTGGCCCAGCTCTTGGGGCTTCCCTCCCAGGGGGAGAGGCTGGTGGCCCAGATCCAGCGGGAGGTTTATGGGGAGGAGGTCCGGGCGGCCAAGGCCAAGGCCAGGCCCCGGGTTTACTACGAGATTGACCCCACCCCCTACACCGTGGGACCCGAGAGCTTCATCGGGGTCCTCATCCAGAAGGCCCGGGGGGTGAACATCGTCCCCAAGGAGCTTGGGCTTTTCCCCAAGATCGCCCCCGAATTCGTGGTGGAGAAGAACCCCGAGGTCATCGTGGCCACCTACCCGGGTGCCCGGGAAACCATCCAGAGCCGGCCCGGCTGGAACCGGGTGAGGGCGGTCCAGACGGGGAGGATCTGCGTCTTTACCGGGGGCGAGGATAGCCTCCTTTCCCGCCCTGGTCCCCGGGTGGCCCAGGGCCTGAAGCTACTCGTGGACTGCTTCCACGGGCGTTAGGCCATGACCCTCTCCTTGCCCCTTGCCCTCCGGCGAAGCCTCGTCTTCGCCTGGCTCCTCGCCCTTTTGGCCTTGGCCTTGGTCCTGGGGCTCGCCTTGGGGGCGGTGGCGGTGCCCCCAGGGGAGGTGGTGCGGGCCCTTTTGGGCCTCGAGGCCAACCCCATCGTCACCGAGCTCCGCCTTCCCCGGGTCCTCGGGGGGATGCTGGTGGGGGCGGCCTTGGGGGTGGCGGGGGCTGCCTTCCAGGGGCTTTTCCGCAACCCTTTGGCCGACCCCTACCTCATGGGGGCCGCCTCGGGGGCGGCCTTTGGCGTGACCCTCTTGGCCGTCCTCCTTGGGGGGCTTTCCCCCGCCTTCGCCCAGCACGTCGTCTTCCAGGGCCTCCCCCTTTCCGCCACCCTCTTTGGCTTCCTCGGGGCCCTCTTCGCCACCCTCCTCACCCTGGTCCTCGCCGGCGGGGTGGCGAGGACAGGGGAGTTGGTCCTGGCGGGGGTGGTGGTGGGGAGCGTGCTCACGGGGCTTACCACCTACCTCATGCTCCAGGACGCCGACCGGGTGCGGGCAGTCTTCGCCTATACCCTGGGGAACCTGGCCTTCCTGGGGTGGCCCTCGGTGAAGGCGCTGGCCCTTTTCCTCCTCCTTGCCCTGCCCCCCCTTCTCCTCCTGGGCCGGGTGCTGAATGCCTTGCAACTGGGGGAGGAGGTGGCGCAAAGCCTGGGGCTTCCCCTAAGCACCCTAAAGCTCCTCCTCCTCGCCGCAGCGAGCCTCCTCACCGCCGCCAGCGTGGCCCAGGCGGGGATCATCGGCTTCGTGGGGCTTGTCACCCCGCACGCCCTGAGGCGCCTTTTGGGGGAGGACTACCGGGTCCTCCTCCCGGCGAGCGCCCTGGGCGGAGCTGCCCTTCTGGCCCTGGCCGACCTCCTCGCCCGCACCCTCACGCGGCCCGCCGAGCTACCCGTGGGCGTGGTCACCACCCTTTTAGGAGGGCCCTTCTTCCTCTACCTCCTTTGGAGGCGCCGTGGACGGGCTTGAGGCTAGGGGCATCGTGGGGCCTTTTGCCCTGAAGGGGGTGGACCTCCTTTTGCGCCCGGGGGAGTGGGTGGCCCTCCTCGGGCCCAACGGCTCCGGCAAGAGCACCCTGCTTAGGGTAATGGCGGGGCTTCTTAGGCCCAAGCGGGGAGCGGTGTACCTGGAGGGAAAGCCCCTTAGGGCCTACGGGAGCTACGCCCGGGGCCAACGCCTCGCCTACCTGCCCCAAGGGGGGCCATACCCGGAGGGGCTCTTGGTGGAGGAAGTGGTGCGCCTCGGGAGGCTTCCCCACCTTGGATTATGGGGTAGGGAAGGAGAGGAGGACCGGGAGGCGGTGGCCTGGGCCCTGGAGGTGGCGGGGGCGGCCCACCTAAAGGGGCGGCTTCTCGGGACCCTTTCCGGGGGCGAGCGGCAGCGGGTCCTCCTGGCCCGCGCCCTGGCGGCGAGGCCCCGGTACCTCCTCCTGGACGAGCCCACCACCTACCTGGACCTGGCCCACCAGGCCGAGGTGGTGGCCCTCCTTAGGGGCCTGGCGGAGCGGGGGGTGGGGGTGCTCTCGGTCCTACACGACCCCAACCAGGCGGCCTTGGCCCACCGGGTGGCGGTCTTGCGGGATGGGCGCCTCCTTGCGGAGGGGCCGCCCGGGGCCGTGTTGGCAGAACCCCTTCTCCGGGGGCTTTACGGGCCCCGGGTGCGGGTGGCCCTTTTGGAGGGAAGGCCCCATGTCTATCTGGACGGATAGGGCCAGGCTGTACGTGCGGGGCGGGGTCCTCCTCCTAGACCTGGGAAGGGAAGCCCTTTTCTACACGGAAAGCGGCCCCCGATGGGCCCGCTACCTCCTGGTGGGGCGGCTTTACCCGCGGGATTGGCTTCGGCTTTCCCTTCCCCGGCAGGGGGTGCTCCACTACCCCCTTCCCGTGGATCCCTTGGCCTTTGAGTGGGAGGGCGATACCCTCGTCCTGCCGGGCCTCCGGGTCTACCTGGGAGGACCGCCCCCCTTCGTGGAAACCCCCTACTACGCCTGGTGCTTGACGGAGGGGGCGGAAAAGGGGTAGGGTGGCCTTACCGACCGTTCGGTCGTGGGGAGGTGTGCCGTGCGGCTCAAGGACAAGGTGGTTCTCATCACCGGGGCGGCCCACGGGATCGGCCGGGCTACCCTGGAGCTCTTCGCCCGGGAAGGGGCGAGGCTGGTGGCGGCGGACATAGAGGAAGGCCCCCTGGAGGAGGCGGCCTCCGCCACGGGGGCCATGCCCCTCGTCATGGACGTGGCCGACCCCGCCTCCGTGGAGCGGGGCTTCGGGGAGGCCCTGGCCCGGTTTGGCCGCCTGGACGGGGTGGTG
Coding sequences within it:
- a CDS encoding carbohydrate ABC transporter permease translates to MRDRITAFLVLLPSLVAVGIFVYGFIGQNLYVSLSDWGKNPAQALAQRPELHFVGLANYQELFTGFVDVRFRQSVVNLIFFTLFFMAGSLGLGFLLAVALDQSPKGEGFFRTVFLFPMALSFVVTGTIWRWLLQPQGGVNVLPTLFGLPPLSFPWLTTREQVLVFDWNQLPFYTALAVGLMLLYVAYRAHREGERKRRFFALLSGGVLLLWAFTLGRGVHLLPYPEPHGFSLALVGVILAAVWQMSGYTMALYLAGLRGIPVEILEAAKVDGASPWQTYRYVILPLLAPITLSAMIVLGHIALKIFDLIFAMAGLDYAPTDVPAIYMYLLAFRGNQFAKGAAIGILLLLLVAVVVIPYLASQLRKEVRR
- a CDS encoding ABC transporter substrate-binding protein, with translation MRKWLWVLGMALGLSALAQTGKLEIFSWWAGDEGPALEALIRLYKQKYPGVEVINATVTGGAGVNAKAVLKTRMLGGDPPDTFQVHAGMELIGTWVVANRMEDLTSLFRQEGWLQAFPKGLIDLISYKGGIWSVPVNIHRSNVMWYIPAKLREWGVNPPRTWAEFLATCETLKRKGLQAPLALGENWTQQHLWESVALAMLGADGWNSLWNGKLKFTDPKAVAVWETFGKVLDCANKDAAGLSWQQAVDRVVQGQAAFNIMGDWAAGYMATTLKLRPGTDFAWAPSPGTQGVFMMLSDSFGLPKGAKNRQNALNWLRLVGSKEGQDTFNPLKGSIAARLDSDPAKYNAYGQAAMRDWKSNRIVGSLVHGAVAPESFMSQFGTVMEIFLQTKSPQAAANAAQAIADQVGLGR
- a CDS encoding ROK family transcriptional regulator; this encodes MRKGDTQEIRRLNRRAILGHLRRGPLTRADLSRLTGLAKSAVSRLVDELLKEGLLQEGAFTSPPLGRPGTLLHLRPGARFALGAEIGVEGTVLLALDWRGEVLWAKEWAQPKEAGPEERFRRLREEVFPRAEGALGLGFTLPGVVVGNRLLYAPNLGWRDLDLTPYLASFPLPALAENDAKASALSEVFFHGEANLAYLVLSTGLGVGVVSEGRLLRGANGAAGEVGHWLGPGEAPCACGRKGCLETELGLGALLRHYQALGGEAEDLEALLAEAKRGETLALRSLAHLGEALGRFLANLAVAYDPSRVVVGGKAAELFPFLEAPMRRALAEHAFLETHRALSVQPSSYGHLAAAVGGASLFLARFFELGGLWAESPRRNGGRYEEVALGTRHGFGA
- a CDS encoding ABC transporter substrate-binding protein; protein product: MRKLVAFFSVLLALAFAFPVTLTDDLGRQVTLKAPPKRIVSMLPSVTETVCALGACDRLVATDDYSDWPESVKRLPKAGGLYNPNPELIVSLKPDLVLVSRYGRLYETLERAGLTVFVVRTETYEDIFKTVRTLAQLLGLPSQGERLVAQIQREVYGEEVRAAKAKARPRVYYEIDPTPYTVGPESFIGVLIQKARGVNIVPKELGLFPKIAPEFVVEKNPEVIVATYPGARETIQSRPGWNRVRAVQTGRICVFTGGEDSLLSRPGPRVAQGLKLLVDCFHGR
- a CDS encoding FecCD family ABC transporter permease; this encodes MTLSLPLALRRSLVFAWLLALLALALVLGLALGAVAVPPGEVVRALLGLEANPIVTELRLPRVLGGMLVGAALGVAGAAFQGLFRNPLADPYLMGAASGAAFGVTLLAVLLGGLSPAFAQHVVFQGLPLSATLFGFLGALFATLLTLVLAGGVARTGELVLAGVVVGSVLTGLTTYLMLQDADRVRAVFAYTLGNLAFLGWPSVKALALFLLLALPPLLLLGRVLNALQLGEEVAQSLGLPLSTLKLLLLAAASLLTAASVAQAGIIGFVGLVTPHALRRLLGEDYRVLLPASALGGAALLALADLLARTLTRPAELPVGVVTTLLGGPFFLYLLWRRRGRA
- a CDS encoding ABC transporter ATP-binding protein, with protein sequence MDGLEARGIVGPFALKGVDLLLRPGEWVALLGPNGSGKSTLLRVMAGLLRPKRGAVYLEGKPLRAYGSYARGQRLAYLPQGGPYPEGLLVEEVVRLGRLPHLGLWGREGEEDREAVAWALEVAGAAHLKGRLLGTLSGGERQRVLLARALAARPRYLLLDEPTTYLDLAHQAEVVALLRGLAERGVGVLSVLHDPNQAALAHRVAVLRDGRLLAEGPPGAVLAEPLLRGLYGPRVRVALLEGRPHVYLDG